A segment of the Lycium ferocissimum isolate CSIRO_LF1 chromosome 10, AGI_CSIRO_Lferr_CH_V1, whole genome shotgun sequence genome:
CCAAGTAGGTGAGTCTTTAAATAGTTTTGCTATCTCATCTGTAAGGAGTCTTGAAGCTTTGTCTGGTAACCAActaccaaaaatataaaattaaacacTTAGAAATTTCTTTTTGTCCATAATCTTTGGATAAAGGCAACTGGTGATAGGAGTTTGCTGAATCAGAATAAGATGGCTCAAATGACACGTATGAATCAACCTAGAGCCTATGTGTTTACCAAGGAGCAATCTGACCATATCCTACAAATGCTGAGTAAAAGCAGTTGTTTCTCAGCAAATATGAACAATGTGAATGCTATAGGATCTGGTGACATCTCAGGTAACACAACTGGTAAGGTTTCCGGTATTTCTAATGAGTGCTTAGCTAAGTTAGCTCAGTGGATCATTGATAATGGGGCAACTAACCACATGGTTTCTAATAAAAACATACTAAACAAGTCATctatagtgaaaaaaaaaaataagaatccAAAATCAGTATATGTACTTACCAAATGGTGACATATCCATGGTTACTCACACTGGTTCTAGTTCCATGTCACCTAGAAGTACACTTGAGAATGTGTTCTCACTACCTCAGTTTAAGTATAAGTTGATGTTTGTATCTAAGGCTACAAGAGAACTGAAATGTGCAGCCTTCTCTCCTCCTTCCTCCAACGCACCCATTTTCCATGTTTATGTTACACGCATCTGGAAACTTCTTCGTGCAAATATACTATTCCAAAATGAAGCTACAAGAACCTAGTATTTATTTGCGTCCAACTTTAATTATGTTCTCAGTTTAGCTAATACTGTCTGTCATTACATAGTCAAGGAATATATCACATCTATGCTTGGCCTGCTCTTTCTGTGGAAGTGTTTGGCTataaaatttctcttttatgtgtttaaGAATGATAGAGCAGCAATGGAGCAAAAGACGGTTGATGAAAGTGTCTTAAGTTTTGCGGAAGAACAGAAGGTTTGTATTCCAATTCTGTGTTTTTACTCAGCTTATGTAATTAGTCTCTGACATCTTAGAGAAATTTACTTGCAGAAGGTGAAAGAAACTCTCCGTCAGCAGAACATGGAGCTGCAAAAGAAACTCGACTTGAAGCAAGTGCTGGATTTGGAGATAGAACGTCTCAGAGGGGCTATACAAGTAACGAAGCACATGGAAGATGGCCAAGATGGGAAGAAAAAATTAGAGGAGATCGAAGAGAGCTTAAATGACAAAaaagaagaactagaagatcTTGAAGCTCTGAATCAAGCTCTAGTTGTTAAAGAGCAAAAGGCAAATGTTGAGTTAAAAGATGCCCGGAAGGAATTGATCGATGTAAGTACAACTCTCTACAGTTAATGTTTGAATAATACTGAAGCTTTTATTTGTCTTTCAAGGGAATAAGAACATCATGAATGATTAGGAGCAATTCATTTTGACCTGAGAGAGTCGCATGTACATGTTCAGTTATCTGTCAAAACCTATTACGAATTCCCTAGAATCTGCACCATCAACTAAGCTTCTCCCATATTCTATGTTGCTGAACATTCCAGTCTAAATATTTATGGATAACTTTAAGTCATAAGGACTTAGCAAGCAGGCTTCATATCATAATGC
Coding sequences within it:
- the LOC132035013 gene encoding factor of DNA methylation 4-like; this translates as MAQMTRMNQPRAYVFTKEQSDHILQMLSKSSCFSANMNNVNAIGSGDISGNTTGKVSGISNECLAKLAQWIIDNGATNHMNDRAAMEQKTVDESVLSFAEEQKKVKETLRQQNMELQKKLDLKQVLDLEIERLRGAIQVTKHMEDGQDGKKKLEEIEESLNDKKEELEDLEALNQALVVKEQKANVELKDARKELIDVMKHYSSRALIGVKRMGELDMKNISRHNQDKIPWKRLKMIPSPSNSRCITTEMWNYKLGRKATLNEGITYVLQKLKASKAKRR